From Mesomycoplasma dispar, a single genomic window includes:
- a CDS encoding type I phosphomannose isomerase catalytic subunit — translation MKNKIFFLKPYQKETLWAGKNLQNHLKSDKKIGELWLISAQENAESIIDSIPLSEFYKKNPDFFSNYHAKVYPNLHKIIDAGQKLSLQVHPDNEIAAEFNSLGKDEAWFVLNSNQNPFLIGVKPLNFTNEISKINLKNIENYSNFYKLEKNDFVYINAGIVHSIPENSLVYEIQQNSDLTFRIYDFDRLDHTGKKRELHLDLAKRAIKTGIIPKIVKKTDEKQQVLVQNSFFNLKRVKISKTFSLNPDPIVFWFEIIIIEGQGTISGIEFQVFDTILVSGKIIEPIIFKAENATILINKVK, via the coding sequence ATGAAAAACAAGATTTTTTTCCTAAAACCTTACCAAAAAGAAACTTTATGAGCGGGTAAAAATCTTCAAAATCATTTAAAATCTGATAAGAAAATCGGCGAACTTTGGTTAATTTCAGCCCAAGAAAATGCTGAATCGATTATCGATTCAATTCCGCTTTCAGAATTTTATAAGAAAAATCCTGATTTTTTTTCCAATTACCACGCAAAAGTCTATCCTAATTTGCACAAAATTATTGATGCTGGGCAAAAATTAAGTTTGCAAGTCCACCCTGATAATGAAATTGCCGCTGAATTTAATAGTTTGGGCAAAGATGAGGCTTGATTTGTACTAAATTCTAATCAAAACCCGTTTTTAATTGGTGTTAAACCTCTTAATTTTACTAATGAAATTAGTAAAATTAACTTAAAAAATATAGAAAATTATTCTAATTTCTATAAACTTGAAAAAAACGACTTTGTCTACATAAATGCCGGAATTGTCCATTCAATTCCAGAAAATTCCCTTGTTTATGAAATTCAACAAAATAGCGATCTCACTTTTCGGATTTATGACTTTGACCGTTTAGATCATACAGGCAAAAAACGAGAATTACATCTTGATTTAGCAAAAAGAGCGATAAAAACTGGAATAATTCCGAAAATTGTTAAAAAAACTGATGAAAAACAGCAAGTTTTAGTACAAAATAGTTTCTTTAATTTAAAAAGAGTTAAGATTTCAAAGACTTTTTCTTTAAATCCAGATCCGATAGTTTTTTGATTTGAAATTATTATCATTGAAGGTCAAGGGACAATTTCTGGAATTGAATTTCAAGTTTTTGATACAATTCTTGTTAGTGGTAAAATTATTGAGCCAATTATTTTCAAGGCTGAAAATGCTACAATTTTGATTAATAAGGTAAAATAA
- a CDS encoding PTS fructose transporter subunit IIABC, whose amino-acid sequence MEIFEKDFVFLLQNLKTKDEVFEFIAKQSLKLNIATDEKQIIKDLQNRESQIPTGLESGFAIPHTQSESVLKPALFFISLKDGIDWQTFDNSLAKYLFCILLPKNGFDEAQVNVLAKIASLILDPKVKEILKSTEVDFVFANLAKHFQEKLAIKDSENKEENFANLEKVVAITSCTVGIAHTYLAAEKLETALKTSGYHPKIETRGSVGPKNILSESDIKQAKFVIIAADVEIDTSAFWGKKVYFTNTKDAIHQPKKVIENAEKAPILKANLAKESQKETKSQQGSFIKHIMTGISYMIPYVVFGGIMIALSLGIGKAIYGNNSAAPKGDFLWWMLEIGLIAFKIMIGVLGAYIAYSIAGRSALAPGFIVATVANSNDLFYGIGGISVQTPMGFIGAVLFGLLVGISVKYLNTLKIQKSFSAIMPIFVIPIGVSLFWSLMAIFVIGAPIGYVLDKFIEALKSVFNNKDGVGIGIAFLLGLLLGGMAGFDMGGPVNKVAFLTSTALVSTKIYEPMGMMAAAIPVAPFGMGIATLIWRKKFSQEEKSLGISALVMGFIGISEGAIPFAIADPKRVITANVIGSAVAGGLAGILAVTNQAGHGGPIVAVLGAIGSLKHGVGLGIAFFFLSVIVGSLTTTLIYGFLKNRSFNIFDRSNKKFAKKGVK is encoded by the coding sequence ATGGAAATTTTTGAAAAAGATTTTGTTTTTCTCTTGCAAAATTTAAAAACAAAAGACGAAGTTTTTGAATTCATTGCCAAACAGTCGCTAAAATTAAACATTGCTACTGATGAAAAACAAATTATCAAAGATTTACAAAACCGCGAGTCGCAAATTCCGACTGGTCTTGAATCAGGTTTTGCAATTCCACATACCCAAAGTGAGTCGGTATTAAAACCAGCTTTGTTTTTCATCTCCCTAAAAGATGGAATTGACTGACAAACTTTTGATAATAGTCTTGCAAAATACCTTTTTTGCATTTTATTACCAAAAAACGGCTTTGATGAAGCGCAAGTTAATGTTCTTGCTAAAATCGCTTCACTAATTTTGGATCCCAAAGTTAAGGAAATTTTAAAATCTACTGAGGTCGATTTTGTTTTTGCAAATCTTGCAAAGCATTTTCAAGAAAAACTAGCAATTAAAGATAGTGAAAATAAAGAAGAAAATTTTGCTAATTTAGAAAAAGTAGTTGCAATTACTTCTTGTACAGTCGGAATTGCCCATACTTATTTAGCCGCCGAAAAATTAGAAACCGCACTAAAAACTAGCGGTTATCATCCAAAAATTGAAACCCGCGGCTCTGTTGGTCCGAAAAATATTCTTAGCGAATCTGATATTAAACAGGCAAAATTTGTCATTATTGCCGCCGATGTCGAAATTGATACTAGTGCATTTTGAGGTAAAAAAGTTTATTTTACCAACACAAAAGATGCAATTCACCAACCGAAAAAAGTGATTGAAAATGCGGAAAAAGCACCTATTTTAAAGGCTAATTTAGCAAAAGAGTCACAAAAAGAGACAAAATCACAACAGGGCAGTTTCATCAAACACATCATGACGGGAATTTCTTATATGATTCCTTATGTTGTTTTTGGCGGAATTATGATCGCGCTTTCACTTGGAATTGGAAAAGCAATTTATGGGAATAATTCTGCAGCACCAAAAGGCGATTTTCTCTGGTGGATGTTAGAAATTGGTCTAATTGCCTTTAAAATTATGATCGGCGTTCTTGGCGCTTATATCGCCTATTCAATTGCTGGCCGATCAGCACTTGCCCCTGGATTTATTGTCGCCACGGTCGCCAATTCTAACGATCTTTTCTACGGAATTGGCGGCATTTCGGTGCAAACACCGATGGGTTTTATCGGTGCCGTTTTATTTGGTTTGCTTGTCGGAATTAGTGTCAAATATTTAAATACTCTGAAAATCCAGAAATCTTTTAGCGCAATAATGCCGATTTTTGTCATCCCGATTGGTGTTAGTCTTTTTTGGTCTTTAATGGCAATTTTTGTTATCGGTGCGCCAATTGGGTATGTTCTTGACAAATTTATCGAAGCACTTAAGTCGGTTTTTAATAACAAAGATGGTGTCGGAATCGGTATTGCCTTTCTTTTAGGACTTTTACTCGGCGGAATGGCTGGTTTTGATATGGGAGGTCCAGTTAACAAAGTTGCTTTTCTTACCTCGACTGCCCTTGTTTCTACCAAAATTTATGAACCAATGGGAATGATGGCAGCAGCAATTCCAGTTGCCCCATTTGGAATGGGGATTGCGACTTTAATTTGACGGAAAAAATTTAGCCAGGAAGAAAAATCACTCGGCATTTCGGCGCTAGTTATGGGTTTTATCGGTATTTCTGAGGGTGCAATTCCATTTGCAATCGCCGATCCAAAACGGGTAATTACTGCCAATGTAATTGGATCTGCAGTTGCTGGTGGACTTGCTGGAATTCTTGCTGTTACAAATCAGGCGGGTCATGGTGGTCCGATTGTGGCAGTTTTAGGCGCAATTGGTTCACTAAAACACGGCGTTGGACTCGGAATTGCTTTCTTCTTTTTGTCAGTAATTGTTGGAAGTCTAACTACGACATTAATTTATGGCTTTTTGAAAAATCGTAGTTTTAATATTTTTGACCGTAGTAATAAAAAATTCGCTAAAAAAGGAGTAAAATAA
- a CDS encoding MurR/RpiR family transcriptional regulator codes for MKSVFFDTKIVENLTKTEKIIVKLAQENPQFFYKSSLKSLANKSQSSISLISNLAKKLGFESFKDMQFYVYYHFLNSNEIKTKENGTKNAKIIQNLYKYYHNSLIQTLELIDLEQISEFALQIVSAKKIFIYGAGSSAIAASELAINLQKLGLNSVNFRDFHNFLLVSVQPEPLKILFSKSCKTKEVNFALHKFVENNDNFILITANKTTKIAKNRVILYQTLEQKDRFVSISSKINQQFISDVIFFSAANLISDHYHKNYEKNLKILKEWNS; via the coding sequence ATGAAAAGTGTTTTTTTTGATACGAAAATTGTTGAAAATTTAACGAAAACAGAAAAAATAATTGTTAAGTTAGCACAAGAAAATCCGCAATTTTTTTATAAGTCTTCACTTAAATCTTTGGCAAATAAAAGTCAGTCCTCAATTTCACTAATTTCGAATTTAGCAAAAAAACTAGGCTTTGAAAGTTTTAAGGATATGCAATTTTATGTCTATTATCATTTTCTTAATTCAAATGAAATTAAAACAAAAGAAAATGGGACAAAAAACGCTAAAATAATCCAGAATCTTTATAAATACTATCATAATTCACTAATTCAAACTTTAGAACTCATTGATTTGGAACAAATTTCTGAATTTGCATTACAAATTGTTAGTGCTAAAAAAATTTTCATTTATGGTGCTGGTTCTTCAGCGATTGCTGCAAGCGAACTTGCAATAAATTTACAAAAACTGGGTCTAAATTCAGTGAATTTCCGTGATTTTCATAACTTTTTGCTAGTTAGTGTTCAGCCTGAACCTTTAAAAATTTTGTTTTCAAAATCTTGCAAAACAAAAGAAGTAAATTTTGCATTGCATAAATTTGTCGAAAATAATGACAATTTTATTTTAATTACCGCTAATAAAACAACAAAAATAGCAAAAAATCGCGTAATTTTATACCAAACTTTAGAACAAAAAGACCGTTTTGTTTCAATTTCTTCAAAAATTAATCAGCAATTTATTTCTGATGTTATTTTTTTCAGCGCTGCTAATTTGATTTCAGATCACTATCATAAAAATTATGAAAAAAATTTAAAAATTCTAAAAGAGTGAAACTCCTAA
- a CDS encoding phosphoglycerate kinase: protein MIPVYKSKKFIDEIDFLNKKVILRVDFNVPIIDGEITSTKRIVASLKTIEKIVNDGGKLIILSHLGRIKSESDLEKKSLRLVGEKLAEILGKDVKFIAKNRGEEVENAIEELQNGEILLLENTRFQDLNNKAESKNDPELGQYWASLADVFINDAFGTLHRAHASNVGIATYIKESAIGYLVKEELDALSKLIFEPEKPFYAIIGGAKISDKIGIISALLEKADKVLIGGGMGYTFKKALGFKIGLSICEDDKLDLARELLEKYPDKLVLAVDAALAAEFADVSPIYNDENPLEIPDHLEGMDIGPLTIKLFESQLKDAKTVLWNGTLGVAEFKNFAKGTREIAKIIAKLENCYSVIGGGDSVAAIEAENLVNSFSHISTGGGASISFIEKGDLIGLGPIQEKEIK, encoded by the coding sequence ATGATACCAGTTTATAAATCCAAAAAATTCATTGATGAAATAGATTTTTTAAATAAAAAAGTCATTCTTCGTGTTGATTTTAACGTCCCAATTATCGATGGCGAAATCACTTCAACAAAAAGAATTGTTGCTAGCCTTAAAACTATTGAAAAAATCGTTAATGACGGTGGAAAATTAATAATTTTATCCCACCTTGGTCGAATCAAATCTGAAAGTGACCTTGAGAAAAAATCACTTCGCCTAGTAGGAGAAAAACTAGCGGAAATTTTAGGTAAAGATGTTAAATTCATCGCTAAAAACCGTGGTGAAGAAGTTGAAAACGCAATCGAAGAACTTCAAAACGGCGAAATTCTTCTCCTTGAAAATACAAGATTTCAAGATTTAAATAATAAGGCTGAGTCAAAAAATGACCCTGAATTAGGGCAATATTGAGCATCGCTAGCTGATGTTTTTATTAACGATGCCTTTGGAACTTTGCACCGCGCTCATGCTTCAAATGTCGGAATTGCTACCTATATTAAAGAATCCGCAATTGGCTATCTTGTAAAAGAAGAACTAGATGCGCTTTCAAAATTAATTTTTGAACCAGAAAAACCATTTTATGCAATTATTGGTGGCGCAAAAATCTCCGATAAAATCGGCATAATTTCTGCTTTATTAGAAAAAGCTGATAAAGTTTTAATCGGTGGCGGAATGGGTTATACTTTCAAAAAAGCACTTGGATTTAAAATAGGTCTATCAATTTGCGAAGATGACAAACTCGATCTTGCCCGTGAATTGCTTGAAAAGTATCCTGATAAATTAGTTCTTGCAGTCGATGCTGCTCTAGCGGCTGAATTTGCTGATGTTAGTCCAATTTATAACGATGAAAACCCGCTCGAAATTCCTGATCATCTTGAAGGAATGGATATCGGACCTTTGACAATTAAATTATTTGAAAGTCAATTAAAAGATGCAAAAACTGTCCTTTGAAACGGAACTTTAGGTGTTGCTGAATTTAAAAATTTTGCCAAAGGAACAAGAGAAATTGCCAAAATAATTGCCAAACTTGAAAATTGCTATAGCGTAATTGGCGGCGGTGATTCAGTTGCGGCAATTGAAGCTGAGAATTTAGTAAATTCATTTAGTCATATTTCGACAGGAGGAGGTGCTTCGATTAGTTTTATCGAAAAAGGTGATCTAATCGGCCTTGGACCAATCCAAGAAAAAGAAATAAAATAG
- a CDS encoding diadenylate cyclase → MNLDIAILALTALTLLLGLIFAVFFIYNHIKTLHKNKVNRSFLDLGISTQRKIVYELFFAVKHLSKNKIGAIITLQRNTLLDSLRTDGVKIDSMINSSLLIAIFQKNSPLHDGAVIIVDDRISYASTYFSVSESTLEDRYGARHRAALGISEVSDSITIVVSEQSGEVIIVRDANFFKITNLDSFAEILTKELNLTKAVTNK, encoded by the coding sequence ATGAATTTAGATATTGCAATTTTGGCACTTACAGCACTAACGTTATTGCTAGGGCTCATTTTTGCCGTTTTTTTCATCTATAATCACATTAAAACTTTGCATAAAAACAAAGTTAATCGCAGTTTCCTTGACCTTGGGATTTCAACGCAAAGAAAAATAGTTTACGAACTCTTTTTTGCAGTTAAACATCTTTCAAAGAACAAAATCGGCGCAATTATTACCTTACAAAGAAACACGCTTCTTGATAGTCTTCGTACCGATGGAGTCAAAATTGATTCAATGATTAATTCATCTTTGCTAATTGCAATTTTTCAAAAAAATTCACCATTGCACGATGGAGCAGTAATCATTGTTGATGATCGCATTTCATATGCATCGACTTATTTTTCCGTATCAGAATCGACGCTTGAAGACCGATATGGCGCCCGACATAGGGCGGCTTTGGGAATTTCGGAGGTTTCTGATTCGATAACGATTGTTGTTTCAGAACAAAGTGGTGAGGTTATAATTGTCCGCGATGCTAATTTTTTTAAGATTACTAATCTCGATTCGTTTGCCGAAATTTTAACAAAAGAACTAAATTTAACAAAAGCTGTTACAAATAAATAA
- the mgtE gene encoding magnesium transporter, which yields MQNFEATSSSVLAELVDAKKINQVRNYAKQKPLSEIAEEVSKFSQFQRILFFRMLDTAAAGEIFTYFSPEIQTELVISLPNEMMNKLLDELYADEIVELLDEVPDNVAKRILRNIDTDTRKQVNQLLQYTDDQIGSFMSVDIVYLSNEFTCMEALEKIRQYKDISELVHYYYVVDAHKKIIGATTLEDIVFSDPKLKIEEIIFQVPFLITTDKKEQAAEVFAKNDFSVLPVVNTAQRLIGMVTSDDIIDIVKEEATSDMYKLAGILPQEVDDSYIKSTLKQIVKSRVFWLIILMFGSTLSQFIIQEFTDAITENNAIKSIGLASFITTIVSMIPVISGSAGNAGSQSATTIVRALSLKEVSRSNFIRKVLLKEISVGLIIGTILMFLNFVRLVIYFSFTGDIKNTQIPENSISNLTIRDYILIISFASSVSLLCVIIFSKILGATIPMLAKAIKRDPAVMSAPILATVTDSVSTLIFFGITILVFLMI from the coding sequence ATGCAAAATTTTGAAGCAACTAGTTCTTCTGTTTTAGCCGAATTAGTAGATGCTAAAAAAATTAATCAAGTTCGCAATTATGCCAAACAAAAGCCACTTTCCGAAATCGCCGAAGAAGTTTCCAAATTTAGTCAATTTCAACGAATTTTGTTTTTTAGGATGTTAGATACTGCCGCTGCTGGTGAAATTTTCACTTATTTTTCTCCCGAAATTCAAACCGAATTAGTTATTAGTTTGCCAAACGAAATGATGAACAAACTACTTGACGAACTTTATGCCGATGAAATTGTTGAACTCCTAGATGAAGTTCCTGATAATGTTGCTAAACGAATTTTACGTAACATTGACACTGATACTCGTAAGCAAGTCAATCAACTTTTGCAATATACCGACGACCAAATTGGCTCTTTTATGTCCGTTGATATCGTCTATCTTTCAAACGAATTTACCTGTATGGAAGCACTTGAAAAAATCCGTCAATATAAAGACATTTCCGAGTTAGTTCATTATTACTATGTCGTTGATGCCCATAAAAAAATAATTGGCGCCACTACTTTAGAAGATATAGTTTTTTCTGATCCTAAATTGAAAATCGAAGAAATCATTTTTCAAGTACCTTTTTTAATTACAACTGATAAAAAAGAACAAGCTGCCGAAGTTTTTGCAAAAAATGATTTTTCCGTTTTACCAGTCGTAAATACCGCCCAAAGATTAATTGGAATGGTCACAAGTGATGACATTATCGACATTGTTAAAGAAGAAGCAACAAGCGATATGTATAAACTAGCTGGGATTTTGCCGCAAGAAGTTGATGATTCCTATATTAAATCAACATTAAAACAGATCGTAAAATCAAGAGTTTTTTGGCTAATCATTCTGATGTTTGGCTCAACCTTATCACAGTTTATTATCCAAGAATTTACTGATGCAATTACCGAAAATAACGCAATTAAATCAATCGGACTTGCTTCGTTTATCACCACAATCGTTTCAATGATTCCAGTAATTTCTGGCTCAGCTGGAAATGCTGGTTCGCAATCAGCGACTACAATTGTGCGCGCCCTTTCTTTAAAAGAAGTCTCGCGGTCTAATTTTATCCGCAAAGTTTTGCTAAAAGAAATTAGTGTTGGTCTGATAATTGGCACAATTTTGATGTTCTTAAATTTTGTACGTCTTGTTATCTACTTTAGTTTTACAGGTGATATTAAAAACACACAAATTCCTGAAAATTCAATTTCTAATCTAACAATCCGCGATTATATTCTCATAATTTCTTTTGCCTCCTCCGTTTCGCTTTTATGTGTTATCATTTTTTCGAAAATTCTTGGGGCAACAATTCCGATGTTGGCAAAGGCGATCAAACGCGATCCTGCGGTAATGTCAGCACCAATTTTGGCAACTGTGACTGATTCAGTTTCGACTTTAATCTTTTTTGGTATTACGATTCTTGTGTTTCTAATGATTTAA
- a CDS encoding PQ-loop repeat-containing protein, translated as MSYINIIGWIASVLTAIIGLPLVINTFLGKKPPKVSLFSWWIYYLGILGFAFFGLVINDLPIVITQIFCGLTTFIFLVQNYIFRLKTTKKLHSNIAFLALSSIVYFLILLTGILFATKLISFSKIISAATYIVIFAGFCVNIAFLPQTLLGIKQKTIKFIPLTFLINLLLLNFAWVIYDFLRLVVEKESNYIPALIFQIIGFLIASLQLFAYFYQLGQQRKINKTFKINWI; from the coding sequence GTGTCTTATATTAACATAATCGGCTGAATTGCCTCAGTTTTAACTGCCATAATTGGACTTCCACTTGTAATTAATACATTTCTAGGAAAAAAACCACCGAAAGTTTCGCTTTTTAGTTGGTGAATTTACTATCTTGGAATTTTAGGTTTTGCCTTTTTTGGTTTGGTTATAAATGATTTACCAATTGTAATTACGCAAATTTTTTGCGGTTTAACTACTTTTATTTTTTTAGTGCAAAATTACATTTTTCGACTAAAAACAACGAAAAAACTGCATTCTAATATTGCTTTTCTTGCTCTTAGTTCAATTGTTTACTTTCTAATTTTACTAACTGGAATTCTTTTTGCAACAAAATTAATTTCATTTTCTAAAATTATATCAGCGGCAACTTATATCGTAATTTTTGCTGGTTTTTGTGTAAATATCGCTTTTTTACCACAAACTTTATTAGGAATCAAGCAAAAAACAATAAAATTTATCCCATTAACTTTTTTAATTAACCTTTTATTACTAAATTTTGCCTGAGTTATTTATGATTTTCTAAGATTAGTTGTTGAAAAAGAATCAAATTATATTCCTGCACTAATTTTCCAAATTATCGGTTTTTTAATCGCAAGTTTACAACTTTTTGCCTATTTTTACCAGTTAGGTCAACAACGCAAAATAAACAAAACCTTCAAAATCAACTGAATTTAG
- a CDS encoding Cof-type HAD-IIB family hydrolase — protein MNKKLIFSDIDGTLYCADFKVSEQTTDYIKKNKDKFILVLNTGNPLSSRIRQVAKNLEIRYVITSNGALFSDLEIENHQLINGSISTESQKYVFEIAKNLDMQLNFWNQEKYFSFNTKREYFSFFNYPHLDPENEVYFTDSFQENVIKLELIGSPAQIEKAYKLLEKDQDLEVVFLKNLSLEISKKNTNKGNAVEFVSNALNYKIDEVMTIGDSPNDVSMLERTKFSYAMANGYEAVKKTANFHTSACDQEGLIYAIKDFLYRTKFN, from the coding sequence ATGAACAAAAAATTAATTTTTAGCGACATTGATGGCACTTTATATTGCGCTGATTTTAAGGTTAGCGAACAAACAACTGATTATATAAAAAAGAACAAGGACAAATTTATCCTTGTTCTTAATACTGGTAATCCTTTAAGTTCGCGGATTCGCCAAGTTGCAAAAAACCTAGAAATCAGATACGTTATAACTTCAAATGGCGCATTGTTTAGCGATCTTGAAATTGAAAATCACCAACTAATTAACGGTTCAATTTCGACTGAGTCACAAAAATATGTTTTTGAAATTGCGAAAAATTTAGATATGCAACTAAATTTTTGGAATCAGGAAAAATATTTTAGTTTCAATACTAAACGGGAATATTTTTCGTTTTTTAACTATCCACATCTTGATCCTGAAAATGAGGTTTATTTTACCGATTCTTTCCAGGAAAACGTGATTAAATTAGAACTAATAGGTTCGCCAGCACAGATTGAAAAAGCCTATAAATTACTAGAAAAAGATCAAGATTTAGAGGTAGTTTTTCTGAAAAACTTAAGTCTTGAAATTAGTAAAAAAAATACAAATAAGGGAAATGCTGTTGAATTTGTTTCTAATGCCCTTAATTATAAAATTGATGAGGTGATGACAATTGGCGATAGTCCTAACGATGTTTCAATGCTTGAAAGAACAAAATTTTCTTATGCGATGGCAAATGGTTATGAAGCTGTGAAAAAAACGGCTAATTTTCATACAAGCGCTTGTGATCAAGAAGGGCTAATTTATGCAATTAAGGATTTTTTGTACCGTACAAAGTTTAACTAA
- a CDS encoding MSC_0624 family F1-like ATPase-associated membrane protein: protein MKEIDNDVLTLKTKPAKISQKQLVQYFLRALVVFLFAILCLAIFFDSPRSFLNISSIDPANSPTSNISSISTFFNPIEDNIREFVSSRITRSVLLLFFSFAFLLKGLKYLQLKQKLKKYFVLTVFFSLFLLNIILYFAWLTTNWINIFLFSAQIFVLIFLDYFLWIWIGRKNDKINYDYKKLFIFKHISLFAAIAVSAILFGIFGSMVFSTPKENATPTVTYGNKIADWLYTFIGEVGKATNSFILIAILVFALVMFLLFFSPQIYFYRQSFIRLKKFVPSFSILIFAVFSIFIYSVYVNIYATGNFVQFLPFGQNLETNYVPMIIGISIHFVLLVVYFLLNFTGIKAKIKDYQLSFFGFFLLLSFITSFVISYLNYTVFATIWINLSQIVFLIITYSLFIKIRPEFPLWLKFLIGFFISLYIIFTFIYTLNINVYTNSVVKTDKKDSSALVSTFYIDYSFYYFGILNVLLGVFVLSNLFIAIGKNALILTTKKTSQEQKQNQKLTTKEKVANDSANNSQNLKTSKSKN, encoded by the coding sequence ATGAAAGAGATTGACAATGATGTTTTAACTCTCAAAACAAAACCCGCAAAAATAAGCCAAAAACAATTAGTGCAATATTTTCTCCGTGCACTAGTTGTTTTTTTGTTTGCAATTTTATGTTTGGCGATTTTTTTTGATTCACCCCGATCATTTCTAAATATATCTAGTATCGACCCCGCAAATTCGCCAACTTCAAATATTTCGAGTATTTCAACTTTTTTTAATCCGATCGAGGATAATATTCGCGAGTTTGTCTCCTCGCGAATAACAAGATCAGTTTTATTGCTATTTTTTAGTTTTGCTTTTTTGTTAAAAGGGCTAAAATATTTACAACTAAAACAAAAACTGAAAAAATACTTTGTTTTAACGGTATTTTTCTCGCTTTTTTTACTTAATATTATTTTATATTTTGCCTGACTAACAACAAATTGAATTAATATTTTTCTATTTTCAGCGCAAATTTTTGTGCTAATTTTTCTCGATTATTTCCTTTGAATCTGAATTGGGCGAAAAAACGATAAGATTAATTATGACTATAAGAAATTATTTATTTTTAAGCATATTAGTCTTTTTGCTGCAATTGCTGTTTCTGCAATTTTATTTGGAATTTTTGGTTCAATGGTTTTTTCTACCCCAAAAGAAAATGCAACTCCGACCGTAACTTATGGCAATAAAATTGCGGATTGATTATATACATTTATCGGCGAGGTTGGAAAAGCTACTAATTCATTCATCTTAATTGCGATATTAGTTTTTGCACTAGTAATGTTTTTGCTGTTTTTTAGTCCGCAAATTTATTTTTACCGCCAAAGCTTTATCAGACTAAAAAAATTCGTCCCATCGTTTTCCATTTTAATTTTCGCTGTTTTTTCAATTTTTATTTATAGTGTTTATGTTAATATTTATGCAACCGGAAATTTTGTTCAATTTTTACCTTTTGGTCAAAATTTAGAAACAAATTATGTGCCAATGATAATCGGAATTTCGATTCATTTTGTTTTGTTGGTAGTTTATTTTCTTTTGAATTTCACCGGCATAAAAGCAAAAATAAAAGATTATCAATTAAGTTTTTTTGGATTTTTCCTTTTATTATCATTTATTACTAGTTTTGTTATTTCTTATTTAAACTATACAGTTTTTGCCACTATTTGAATAAATTTAAGTCAGATAGTTTTTCTTATTATAACTTATTCACTTTTTATAAAAATAAGACCAGAATTTCCTTTGTGATTAAAATTTTTAATTGGCTTTTTTATTAGTTTATATATAATTTTTACTTTCATTTATACTTTAAATATTAATGTTTATACAAATTCGGTTGTAAAAACTGATAAGAAAGACTCATCTGCTTTAGTATCAACTTTTTATATTGACTATAGTTTCTATTATTTTGGAATTCTTAACGTTTTACTTGGAGTTTTTGTATTATCAAATTTGTTTATTGCTATTGGAAAAAACGCTTTAATATTAACAACGAAAAAAACTTCCCAAGAACAAAAACAGAATCAAAAATTAACCACAAAGGAAAAAGTGGCAAATGATTCTGCAAATAATAGTCAAAATCTAAAAACTTCAAAGTCAAAAAACTAA
- a CDS encoding MSC_0623 family F1-like ATPase-associated protein has protein sequence MKIFGSKKEANSTVIDNKVEFRDYYDLIKHPSFVSFDALMNLTLLISSQKAKSSMRTKYQQKVMSSYKATTELVFKNFVISWQRSSRFGSKGLVPVIAQKESSNVMASNFFADSNDSRFSSILANLNTLAWDFISNKNRFVEVVEGCIVFSDPQTRTLKVVFSEMSLVSSFENQTEQEKKAKKS, from the coding sequence ATGAAAATTTTTGGATCGAAAAAAGAAGCAAATTCAACTGTTATTGACAATAAAGTTGAATTTCGTGATTACTATGATTTAATTAAGCACCCAAGTTTTGTTAGTTTTGATGCTTTAATGAATTTGACATTGCTTATATCTTCACAAAAAGCAAAATCATCAATGCGAACAAAATACCAACAAAAAGTAATGAGTTCTTACAAAGCAACGACTGAATTAGTGTTTAAAAATTTTGTTATCTCGTGACAAAGGTCTTCACGATTTGGCTCAAAAGGTCTTGTTCCCGTAATTGCCCAAAAAGAATCTTCAAATGTAATGGCAAGTAATTTCTTTGCTGATAGCAACGATTCAAGATTTTCTTCAATCCTTGCAAATTTAAATACACTCGCATGAGATTTTATTAGTAATAAAAACCGTTTTGTTGAAGTTGTTGAAGGTTGCATCGTTTTTAGCGACCCTCAAACTCGCACGCTTAAAGTCGTTTTTAGCGAAATGTCATTAGTTTCTAGTTTCGAAAATCAAACAGAACAAGAGAAAAAAGCAAAGAAATCCTAA